The DNA region TCAGCATACTCTGTGATTATAATATTATCTTCGATGCGTTGTCACgttattaaaatattatcttattatattaagatatgtatatttgaaattatttataaTGTGTATGAGTATGACGTATTTTGATAGTGTCTTCAAAGGAAAAAATATCTCTTAAGAAAACTACGTAGAATAATAACGTGCATGACGTGCGTATATTGGGATTTCAAAGACATAACTCGGACAAGTGGATAAAGGTTTTATTCATAAGTGTCAACGTTATTTTACCGTGAATATTTATATTCTTGCTTTGacatttattattatcattatttaatgTGTTTGTGGTTTCTAGGTTGTATATGGTCCAATCCGATTTGAAAATTTAGTTCGGACCCAAATATTTTAGAAGCTAATTTGATATGATTTCATCAAATTTAGGATTAAGTATAGatctcaaaaataaatttaatcatTATTTATATAGGACTGAGTCTGAGTCAAGGTGAACTCGACTTCACCTGACCCATGTGCAtccaaagaaaattaaaaaaagtatatatcttttaaattaattttaatattgttatattaattataagcttattgttttatttttaatcacacttattgtattaaaaaatagatcaaaaaaagcatcaaattagaatttatagacaaattcaagttcaaatatgaATATCAATTTTTTGGTAGCAAatttcttctttataaataagtgcatcataaataagtttctttatgaataatttttttttataaattattgttaaaactTTAAATGCCCGATTTTCACTTGGTTTGGATCTGATATAATTGTAACtcgaaaatatttttagattttatcgAGTTTAAAGTCGAAATAGAATCTAAAAATAAACCCGTATATATTTAAGAACGAATCTAAATTAGGACAAATCCGATTTTACTCGACTCGACTCGTATACACCCCTCGTataatcaccaaaaaaaatatacacTCCTCCTGTCATTGTAAAATTGATGTATAAGTTTACTTTAGTTTAAGTCAACCCAATACTCAGTAAAGAGTAAACTCTTGCAACTTTTGGTTCTGGAGAGGAGCCTTGTTTAACTTAATGTTTGGTAAAAGGATGACAAAAATGAAGTTTGTAAGAGATAGAAGGTGAACTTCGTTACAATTTTGAAAGTCAAATCtttctaattatatcaattatcATACACGCACAATTAAACTTAAATGTGTCCatttaaaatgattttatattattatatcattaaataaaatgaaTGTACAAATTAAAAGTATATGTTTATTTTGGATGAAAAAagcttaattatttattattcggcACACATAATATGAtaacaataaatcaataaatagGTCTGTTAAACATGAATAGAGCCTATAGAGGTGAAAATATATAGCAGAAGATACTATCATGCATATAATTAGTTGGTTTGAACTTGATCTGTGatttattatagtttttttttaaatattaaatttatcctAACTTAAAGTCTGTTAAAATTAAaggtttaatatatattttttattgaaagaaaaaataaaaatatttaaaaaattatttatatacaatatacttaatttaatatttataataatatttaaacttttaaaatatttaaaatataaaaaatatttataataaaacataaaaatttaaataatttttaattattaaaaaactatttatatattatttatattttaaaccaACTTAAATTAAATCTTgaactattttataataaatcagatcaaattaaattgaatacgTATTAAATTATAGGTCCTGAACTCCTGATAGATTATGTTTTAAGTATATTATATGAATAAATCGTCTTAAAATGAcaatttttgtaatcctcttaaAAAAGTGTGCTAACCCACCAGAATAAATAGGTTAGattcaattaattttatatttgtatttatttaatatatctttttagtttttacaaaCGTTAAACACaagtaaataattatatttatttattctattatataaaaattgagtttCTATATTTAATGATGGAGTTGATGTAATATGTTCCGAACAGTATTTttggatttaattattttaattcattcaatataatttattacaataacttaattatattaattaattgatttgatttaatatttaaatattattgtaatctattataatttatattacttgattAATTATACtatgttaattataattcattatattagttaattagtttatttatttataaatttaaaataaaataaataatttattatttattctaattgaattcattaaatttaattatatattatatataaattaataataatttataaatcactTTGATGgagttatatatctatatatatatatatatatatatatatatatatatatatatatatatatatatatatatatatattaacttattCAAGTAATGTCCTatcactttatattatatatattaacgaaatattatatattatatagtattatataaattttttaaaattattatagagtattacaaaattattttttatgataatcaCTCTTAGTGAAATAGTGTATTTCGTGTACGAATAAGTTACTCATTAGTTGTTTGTCGTGTAGTAAAGAATTAAAGAACTAAAATAATCCATGTTTTTATAGTAAATTGTTTAAAATGATCAATTCTTATGATTAGTGATGGCTAAGATCCGAACTTAACGGTGAGTTTGGACAGAAAAAAAACCTACCTATATCCCatataattaattctaacatGCCGACCCAAAGCCTTCTTTTTGGGTCTTTTCTCTCTTAGCAAGCAAACAGAGACGTTAGCAATGAAGAACAACGACTTCAGACTGGCGAAGACGAGAAGACTGGTTGCTCCTATACCGACGGAGTTGTGCCGACGAGGAGGTCGAGAATAATCGGGGATGCTTATGTGACCAGAAGAGGTAGATAGCAGACCGGTAAGAGGGGATTTTTACTGATGCCATCGTCCTTCAGATCGGCGTTGCACTTGGACGCTTCCGATCATGTAACTGATGAAGGTGAGTTGCTGCAAGAAAGACATAGATCCATGTCTTATTTTCATACCCTTTTTACTCTGTACGTTTTGATTTGTCAATATTTATGATATAGAATGAGTGGTTTATTTTTAACTcaaatctttttttgttttttaaatcatcaagacatattttttttttcttttggattaTGGAGTATCTGTGATTTCGTATGCACTCTAATTTTGAAATGATTTACCCAAAAGTATACCTCTTTTTATATGCTATAAAAGTCTAAGAAGCGTGATCCTACAATTTTATTGTGCGTGTCTTGCTAGAATTTACGTTTGTTCTTATTTTTGTCATCAGAAAAAAAAGATTAAGCGATATGATTTGTTGGAGATGATTGCACTGCCAAAAGAATGTTGGAAGTTTCATGTTAGAGTGATCAGATTTTGGTCTCTACCGAGTTTCAAAGACCCCAAAACCATTAGCTCCATTGAAATGGTGTTGATGGATGAGCAGGTACCTCTAATTTTATCCACACACACAATTATTTCTCTGATTTCATACACTTAATCTATATTTTCTGATAATATTGATAAGGTGATTGAAGCTCATAAAATATACAATATCTGATGCATAAATTATTACTTCACTACTTTTATATACTTAATCTATATTTAAAGTTTATATAAAACTTTGATTATGTTCGTCATGAGACAACCTAACTCCTCAGAAAAACTTACCATGAATGGTTAGTGAAATTTGTTTAGCTAGCACGTTATTTCGATGACAATAATGTTAAGTATTATGTTAGTGGAGGATTAATATTTGATAGGATCAATTTGTCTCTTAAAAAGGTTAGAGTTGGTTAGAAACATCTTTGTTCCTCATGATCCCACACTTGTATGATCCTCACCCTCCTAATTGCCACAATTTCAACTTCAGCAATCTTTGCTTTTCTTgagattatttatttaaaaaccaaaaaaaggttaatcagttaaaaaaattaaccatattTGTTTAGGTTCTGATTTTACAAAAACAAAACACCATAATACCTTAGTGCCTAAATAAGTAACATTCAAAGCTATTTAAACTCTTGAATTTCAAACTCTAGAAGCCATCTTCTCTGTTTGATTTTTTGGTTAACAAGTAACAACCCCCAGAGAGGTTGAAAGATATAAAGGAAAGCTTGATTCGATAGTGAGGGGGAGATGACAACAAATATTGGGATTGTGATAGCATTGAAAGTTTGGATAGGGATAAAGGAGGAGAAATACTATTCCTAACACCTATCAAAAGAAAATTTGATTCTTCATTAATTTTAACCCTCTTCTACATAACACTTAACGCTCATGCATGATTGTCATCATAATAACGTGCTGTTAGACAAGTTCTATTAATTTATGGTGAATTTCTATGAAAGGGATCCCGTAGTCTCATAATAAGTAGCAGCAGAGTCGAATTATCTCTTATTTCTctataatttagttaattattaaatattttgtatCTTATTTATTTGAGATGGTAGTTCGTGAACCTTTTCTCTTTTTGGATCAAGATCTTCTAAAGTGAGGAAGTTGGTAAAGTAGTAAAGTGAGGAgttaattattcttaaattaatataGTAGGACACACATTTCATGAAAGTGGCAAAATCAATTGTGATTAACTCTTCAATTTATCACTTTTGCAATTTACTCACTTTAATGGATCCAAATCTATCATACCATTGGTAGCCTACTTCCTCTGGATAGTTTGCGACCAACATTTGCCCAACTATATATCTATGACATAGAAAATGAAATTGATAATCGGATAGGCACACTCACTACAAAAAAGGGGGTTAAAACAGCGGTTATTTTGGGGAATTACGGCGGTtaaaaccgccattattaccgaaAATGGCGCCCCCAAGAAACGCCGTTATTCTaggcgccattctggttattacggcggttttcagaAAACTGCCACAATTACCTTAGGATAATATGGTGGTTCTCTgagggttaaaatggcggtttgtaaCCGCCATTATTTCCGTATAAAATGGCGGTTTCTGAATTGTTTAAAATGGCGGCTATAACCGCCGTTTTTTCCAGGATGTCGTGGCATCATTTGtgtttaaaatggcggtttttaaccgccgtttttactattataaccgccatttttaccagaTTATAATGGCATCTTATgtgtttaaaatggcagtttctagccgccgtttttaccaggttataatggcatcttttgtgtttaaaatggcagtttttaACTGCCGTTTCTACCAGCGTATAATGGCATCGTTTTCATTTAAAATGGGGGTTTCTAATCGCCATTTGTACCTAATTATGATGACaattttatgctttttaaaataagattgaaaCTACCAATTTAAAGTGATATTTTCGAAACTCACTTAAAAATCTCGTAATAACCAAAAGGCATAATCATAAATCAAACATCATTAGATGATTTTTAATTCATACATGATCCAAAAGTCATAATCCAAGTCATAATTGAAATGTCATAATCcaaaaacaaagtatcaaagtAACATTTTTCAATAATAGGCCTTAACATATAATTCTTAATATACGTCTTAACATATCAAGTAAGGTCATGCTTCCTTATTGCTTGCTCTAGAAGACCTACTTCCTAACTCTTTTGGTGATGGAATCTCACTCTCCTGATCCAAtccctacaacaaaaatataactattatGAGCACAAGAAATGCAAGGAAATGGCATATATTGATATACATTTATCATGTCTAATTACATAGCATTGATACAATAATGAAACCAATTTAAAATTATAGAGCCAACTAACCACTTGAAAACATTTCAAATACAAGGCCAGTCCAATCATTCAGAAATTCAGTCTTTAATTGATGCTATAAATCTCTAATACATAAAGTAAGGTTACATTTGTAAAACAATCCATTATGCTTACTTTTCAATAATATATCCCTAGCAGAGATCATCTAGGGGGTAAAAAAATCATATCAATTTCTCACCACAAATTTGCCAGTTGACATTCAACAAATAAAATACCAGTTGAACAACACATATGGCAGAGGCAATCTGAAGAATAAAATGTACCATAAATTCTTTAGTTCATGGAAACTGGATGGAGAAACCAATACCAGTTTTTGTGATATTCACAGGGCCAAAGTCCTTAGACAATTTAAGCTAAGCTGTTTTGTGTTATGTTGAGCTTAGAAGGTAAGACTTTAATTTGCACCTTTACCCAAAGCAGTGTTGTGTTGTGTTCCACTACTTGAACTATCTTATGTGTGTGGTTGAGGCTATACTATAAATTACATTCCAGCATAAGCTATATGCCTTTTGTTAAACTTGTGTTAATTATTACTATCACTCTAGTATAAGCTAGCACTActactaattatattaataataggaATCATAGGCAGAATATGAATGTACCTGTGAAACTTGTTGAGTAGGGAACATTCCAGCCAATTGTATTGGAATTTTACCTCCTTCCTTAGAAGCAATATAGGATACTAGCGCTTGCAATTGCGCTTTAACACTATCCAACTCCTCTTGCACATTTGGACCACAAGTAGATGATGTGCCAACATCATTTGAAGAACCTAAATTCATTTGACTAATCCTTGTGGTGTTGTTCTTGAAAGCAATTGTTGGAACAGCTCCCATACCTAAACCTCGAACACGGCCAGGGTGCTCTTTCCCAAAAACTACTCCAAGAGCATCAAGAGGAGAATTAACAGTTAATTCCATCGGTTGTTGGCTGCTATGTGCTTCAATCTTCtcctacatatataaaaagaaagagaaagaatagaaaatagtattatcttataaaaaagaaagaaaaagaaatacaaacaAGTTACTTATTGGACTTTAGTCTTACCGCTATTTCTTTAGCCTTTTCATTAACATAActtccatttattttcttgtgaGTGATGTCCCACATTTGAACTCTATTAACTTCTTTTCCTGTCTCTTCCGTCTAAAATTTAAGAAAAGTAGAAAGACTTGATAAACAAATAGCAGCCTAATAACTTAGATTAGATATGCAGAAAATTAAGAGATGATGCATGCATTATATTTGAGATAGATTAGATATGCATGCATTAATTGATTACCAATTCAGCCCTTCTTCTTGCAATTGATTTAGCACCTGAAGTATGAGGAATTATTTGTTTTTGCCGAATTTCTTGATTCCTCTTACAAAGTTTCTGCAAGTTGAATTTGGACACACATAAGAATAGGGTAAAAATGTGCACTAACCACAGCAATATTCCTCTTACTAAATTCTGTAAATTTATAGCAATATTCACTTCTGCATGTTAACcgcaagaaccatcatctttcaaAACTgacttaaataggataaaaatgtGCACTAACCACAGCAATTTAGGACTaaaataaacagagaatgtacCACTATTTAAGACTGTCCCGCAGCCAGAAATCAACATCACTCTTCAACAACATTGACTACTTcatattcaattatatatattcaaCAACATTAACTAGGAGAGTAAGTACTTACCTGAGTTTCAGGCTTCAAACGATATTCTACGAATAAAGCCCATTGATCAGGAGCAATATCTTCTGGTGCATTATTTATGATCTCGTTTTTACTCAACCTCGGATCATCAAAATCATTCCAAAGCTTTATTCTATGTTCCCTCCATTTTTTGCCAAGCGATTGGAGCAAAAATCGATTGGTAGTTCGAAAGGAGAACCCATTGATACTAACTGTAGAAAACCTCTTGGCATATCGTGATGGACCCCTTGCTAAGTATCTCAAATCCTCATGCACAATATTCATAACGTCTGGGTTCATAAGCTATTATGATAGAACAACATATTAGTTATTATATCCACAAATATTGCTCAATATTAGCAAAAAATGATCACTTTTCTATTTACCTGCGTAGGAAACCAAGTAAAAAAATCTTTATTGACTCTTTTTTCTATCTCTACATTTGATGGCCTTCTACCCTTAGATCTTCTTCGTATAAAATCTTTGAAGTCACTGTCAGATATGAAAGTTTAACTCTAACTAAACAACtattttcaagtaaataaaaaatatgtacgcaaatccttaagtacttactcaaTGAACGGTTTGACATATAGACAATTTAGAACCACATAGCGATGTGCTTGTTTTTTTTCCATAGGTAACAACTCAAATACTGTGAAAGCTCCCTTAGAGTTACCCATTTGTGGAAAAAGCGAATCAACATGTTTATTGTAATTACCATCCGGACGGTCATCAACACGTGGTGGCCTATTAAATCTTGTCTCAATCCCTTCTAAGTATCGAGAGCAAAATGTAAGAGCTTCTTCAGCCACATATCCTTCAGCTATAGAACCTTCTGATTTAGCTTTGTTTCGTACATAGGACTTCAAATGTCCTAAATACCTAGTTTGTATAATTGGCTTTAGTAAGCAAGATATATCTAAGTGACAGGTTAAATGAACAATGATTGAAAAGAGATATTTACCTCTCAATAGGATACATCCACCTATAGTGTACTGGTCCTCCAAGTTTTGCTTCATCAACTAGATGACAGGTTAAATGAACCATGATTgtaaagaaagaaggagggaacaACATTTCTAAATGACAAAGGGTAAGGATTATTCGAGGTTGGAGCTTCTCAAGTTCTATAAGACTTAAGCTTTTAGAGCACAACTGTTGAAAGAATGAAGACAACTCTATTAGAACTGCAGTGACTTTATCTGGTAGCACATTACGTATGGCAATGGGTAATAGTTGCTGCATAAGGACGTGGCAATCATGGCTCTTCAATCCAGAAAGCTTTCTTTGCTTCAGGTCAACACACCGTGAAATATTACTCGAGAGACCATCTAGTACTCTAATATTCTTTATAGTACGCAAGAATACATCTTTCATGGAATTTGACATTGTGAACAAAGATGGATGATATCTCCCATTTTCATCTGGCCATAAATCTTTCCTTATACCCATTTCTTTGAGATCCTTACGAGCTTTGAGATTATCCTTTGACCTTCCAGTCTCATTGAGCAAAGTGTATAACACATTGTCGCAAACATTCTTTTCAATGTGCATGACATCTAGATTGTGGCGCAATAAGTTAGACTTCCAATAAGGAAGATCAAAAAATATGCTTTTCTTCCTCCATATCCccgattcatcatcttcttcaacaACTTTTCGTCGAGTCCTCTTACCTTTACTTGCCTGTAGTTCCTTCCCAAATGAAACATTGATGCCTTCAAGTTGTTCCAATATTTCTGACCCTGTTAGTACTGCTGGGGGATCCCTCAACTCGATATTTCCATTAAATTGTGCACGACTTAGCCTAAACTTATGACCCCTTTCTAAGAAACGGCGATGTCCCAAAAAACATCATTTTCCAccatgctttaatctatatgaatcAGTGTTGAAGTTACATGTAGGACAAGCATATTTACTGTGTACGTTCCACCCAGATAAGTTACCAAGGCTTGGAAAATCACTAATTGTCCACATTAATGCTGCTCGCAATGTAAACATTTCATTCTTGAACCTATCTAATGTTTGAACACCATCATGCCACAACTCTTTTAACTCTTTGATAAGAGGTTGTAAGTATATGTCTATGTTGTTCCCTGGCATTTTCTCTCCAGGAATAATCATTGACAAGATTAGTGATGTTGGCTTCATGCACTCCCATGGAGGTCGATTGTATGGAATAAGCACCACTGGCCAAACGCTATAGTTTGTACGCATAGCTCCAAAGGGGTTGAATCCATCAGCTGCAAGACCAAGACGTACATTTCGAGGATCTTCAGCAAACCTATCATTAAGTAAATCGAATGTCTTCCAAGCTTCAGAATCCCGCGGATGCCTCATCTTCGAATCTTTCTTTTCTGCCGAAGCATGCCATCGCATTGATTGAGCAGTCTTAGAACACATAAATAATCGTTGAAGTCTCGGTTTTAGTGGAAAGTATCGCAAGATGTTTGCCGGTTTCTTCTTTTTAGCATCGCTCCATTTAGATGTCTTGCATCTTTTGCATTCTTGCAAATCTTCATCCTCCCCCCAATATAACATGCAGTCATTAGGGCAAGCAGGTATCTTGGTATAATTAAGCCCTAGTTTGTTTATGGTTTTCTTGGCCTCATAGAATGTATTTGAAATCTTCGCATTTCCAAAAGCATCTTTTATTAACTTGAGAATTTCGGTCATGGCTTTGTCGCTTATTCTGTATAAGCACTTTATGTGATACAGACTAATCAAGAAAGACAGTTTTGAATACTTTGTGCACCCTTCATACAATTGTTCACTACCATCTTCCAACAACTTGTAAAATTCTACATTTTCTCCATTGTGCTCTTCATTTTTTGCATCTTCTATGTTGTCTTCATCTCCATCTCCATCTCCATCTTCTATGTTGTCTTCATCTCCATCTCCATCTTCATTCAAGTCAGGTCCAGCAACTCCAAACGCGTCATTGAGCATTGTTACCATTGGATGTTGAGATGTCGAATCATCTTGTACAATTTGACTAGTTTGATGAGCTTGTGACCCAACTCC from Arachis hypogaea cultivar Tifrunner chromosome 10, arahy.Tifrunner.gnm2.J5K5, whole genome shotgun sequence includes:
- the LOC112717423 gene encoding uncharacterized protein, which translates into the protein MSIDKSWIGKSRNTHEYKDGLNKFLDFAFEHRSLGGHLIKCPCPVCGFGKWQTREKVFEHLIVKPFPENYKVWYWHGEEAVGVGSQAHQTSQIVQDDSTSQHPMVTMLNDAFGVAGPDLNEDGDGDEDNIEDGDGDGDEDNIEDAKNEEHNGENVEFYKLLEDGSEQLYEGCTKYSKLSFLISLYHIKCLYRISDKAMTEILKLIKDAFGNAKISNTFYEAKKTINKLGLNYTKIPACPNDCMLYWGEDEDLQECKRCKTSKWSDAKKKKPANILRYFPLKPRLQRLFMCSKTAQSMRWHASAEKKDSKMRHPRDSEAWKTFDLLNDRFAEDPRNVRLGLAADGFNPFGAMRTNYSVWPVVLIPYNRPPWECMKPTSLILSMIIPGEKMPGNNIDIYLQPLIKELKELWHDGVQTLDRFKNEMFTLRAALMWTISDFPSLGNLSGWNVHSKYACPTCNFNTDSYRLKHGGK
- the LOC112715401 gene encoding uncharacterized protein — protein: MHIEKNVCDNVLYTLLNETGRSKDNLKARKDLKEMGIRKDLWPDENGRYHPSLFTMSNSMKDVFLRTIKNIRVLDGLSSNISRCVDLKQRKLSGLKSHDCHVLMQQLLPIAIRNVLPDKVTAVLIELSSFFQQLCSKSLSLIELEKLQPRIILTLCHLEMLFPPSFFTIMVHLTCHLVDEAKLGGPVHYRWMYPIERYLGHLKSYVRNKAKSEGSIAEGYVAEEALTFCSRYLEGIETRFNRPPRVDDRPDGNYNKHVDSLFPQMGNSKGAFTVFELLPMEKKQAHRYVVLNCLYVKPFIDDFKDFIRRRSKGRRPSNVEIEKRVNKDFFTWFPTQLMNPDVMNIVHEDLRYLARGPSRYAKRFSTVSINGFSFRTTNRFLLQSLGKKWREHRIKLWNDFDDPRLSKNEIINNAPEDIAPDQWALFVEYRLKPETQKLCKRNQEIRQKQIIPHTSGAKSIARRRAELTEETGKEVNRVQMWDITHKKINGSYVNEKAKEIAEKIEAHSSQQPMELTVNSPLDALGVVFGKEHPGRVRGLGMGAVPTIAFKNNTTRISQMNLGSSNDVGTSSTCGPNVQEELDSVKAQLQALVSYIASKEGGKIPIQLAGMFPTQQVSQGLDQESEIPSPKELGSRSSRASNKEA